In Xyrauchen texanus isolate HMW12.3.18 chromosome 14, RBS_HiC_50CHRs, whole genome shotgun sequence, the following are encoded in one genomic region:
- the LOC127654959 gene encoding G-protein coupled receptor 39-like, whose protein sequence is MEENEEVGRDWKKLEPNGHVKIFLTVLYSLILVLGIVGNSVTIHVAQVLQRNGYLQKNVTDHMVSLACSDLLVLLIGMPVELYSAIWYPFSSSSGNASCKIYNFLFEACSYATILNVATLSFERYIAICHPFRYKAFGGSHTTKLLLSVWLCSVLVAIPMLITTGMDGHIPEGRSAPVQNLTFCTNLSRHWVGYRTSIFTAFILYLLVLCGVAFMCRGMIVVLRAPMGPSESSANTEGHSAPKHEGTRLKASRKQTILFLVLIVCSLLVCWMPNQIRRLMTASVPKSAWTVSYLSSYVKLHPVSDTFFYLSSVLNPLLYNLSSRQFRSVFWQMLTCRLSLEHVNRRTLENSLASKSSSHKLRPLMCSSVNRMRAKNSEKSNHPSSERQTTVPLTETPLTAQTPVTPTQDESSTSTTTTNIAASST, encoded by the exons ATGGAGGAGAATGAGGAAGTGGGCAGAGATTGGAAAAAACTAGAGCCGAATGGCCATGTGAAGATCTTCCTCACGGTGCTGTACAGTCTCATCCTCGTCCTCGGCATCGTGGGAAACAGCGTCACTATTCACGTGGCGCAGGTGCTGCAGCGAAATGGATACCTGCAGAAAAATGTGACTGATCACATGGTCAGTCTGGCCTGCTCTGATTTGCTGGTGCTGTTGATCGGGATGCCCGTGGAACTCTACAGCGCGATCTGGTACCCATTTTCGTCCTCGTCTGGCAACGCTTCCTGCAAGATCTACAACTTCCTGTTTGAGGCGTGCAGCTACGCCACCATCCTGAACGTTGCCACTTTGAGTTTTGAGCGTTACATCGCCATCTGCCACCCGTTTCGCTACAAAGCCTTCGGCGGCAGTCATACGACGAAGCTCCTGCTGTCCGTGTGGCTCTGCTCGGTGCTCGTCGCTATACCGATGCTGATCACGACGGGAATGGATGGACACATACCTGAGGGCCGCAGCGCACCGGTTCAAAATCTGACATTCTGCACAAACCTGAGCAGACATTGGGTGGGGTATCGCACCAGCATCTTCACGGCTTTCATTCTGTATCTTCTGGTGTTGTGCGGCGTGGCCTTCATGTGCAGAGGGATGATTGTAGTTCTGCGGGCACCGATGGGCCCCAGTGAATCCAGCGCAAATACAGAAGGACACAGCGCTCCCAAACATGAGGGCACCCGACTGAAAGCGTCCCGTAAACAGACCATCCTCTTCTTGG TGTTGATCGTGTGTTCCCTGCTCGTGTGCTGGATGCCCAACCAGATCCGGCGATTGATGACGGCATCGGTGCCCAAGTCTGCATGGACGGTGAGTTACCTGAGCAGCTACGTGAAGCTCCACCCGGTGTCCGACACGTTCTTCTACCTGAGTTCTGTGTTAAACCCGCTGCTGTATAACCTCTCATCGAGACAGTTCCGTTCCGTGTTCTGGCAGATGCTCACGTGTCGCCTGTCACTCGAGCACGTCAACAGAAGAACGCTTGAAAACAGTCTCGCCTCAAAGAGCTCCAGTCACAAATTACGGCCGCTGATGTGCAGTTCAGTGAACCGCATGCGAGCAAAAAACAGCGAGAAATCAAACCATCCATCATCAGAGAGACAAACCACTGTTCCCCTCACAGAGACACCGCTGACAGCACAGACACCCGTCACTCCAACACAGGACGAAtcatcaacatcaacaacaacaacaaatatagctgcaagcagtacTTAA